The genomic window GGCAACCTCGTGAGCAACGCGGTGCGGCATGCGCCGCTCGACGGCACGGTGCTGGTGATGGCGCGACGCCGCGGAGGCGCAGTGCGCATCGAGGTGCGCGACAACGGCGTCGGTATCGCGCCGATCCACCAAAGCCGCATCTTCGAAGAGTTCTACCAAGTCGCGAACACCGAGCGCGACCGTCGCCAGGGCTTCGGACTCGGGCTGGCGATTTGCGCACGCATCGCCCGCCTGCTCGGCACCCGCATCGCGGTGCGCTCTGCCTTGCAGAACGGCAGCACCTTCAGCCTCGACCTGCCCGAAGCCCGGCTCGCCGATGTCGCGCCGCCAATACCGCAGCCGGTCGCGCCGTCGGCATTGGCGCACCTGCGTTGCCTGGTGGTCGACGACGATCCGGCCATCCTCGAAAGCAGCCGCATGCTGCTGGAGCAATGGGGTTGCCAGGTGAACTTGGCCGCGACGTTCGGCGAAGCAGTGGTGCTGCTCGGCGAGCCCGGCGTGCGCTTCGACGTGCTGCTGTGCGACCTGCAACTGGCAGGCGAGGAAGACGGCATGACCGTCATCGAAGCGGCGCGCAAGCTGCAGCCTGATGCGCTGGCGGTGCTGGTGTCGGGCGCCACCGGGCCGGAGGCGCTGCAGCGGCTACGGCAAGGTGGCGTCATGCTGCTGACCAAGCCGGTGGCGCCGGCCAAACTGCGGGCGTTGCTGTCGACACGTCGGCAGAAGACAGCATGACAATTCGCCGATGCTCGATCTCACCGCGCTGAAAGACATTCGCCCGTTCGTCGCAACGCCCAACTACGGCGGCGTGCTGACCTCGGTCTACGTGCGCAGCCTGCTCGGGCTGGTCAACACCGCATGGACGCACGGCATGTCGATGCAGACGCGATTTCTGGATGGCGACAGCCTCGTCACCCGCGCCCGCAATCGGCTCGTCGCCGAGTTCATGGCCGACACGCGCTGGACGCATCTTTTCTGGATCGACGCCGACATCGGCTTCGATCCGCAGGCGGCATTGCGGCTGCTGCTGTCGGGACGCGATGTGGTGGCGGGCATCTATCCGCAGAAGCGCGATGGCTGGCCCGACGCAGGGCTCGAATCGGCCTTGCCTGCGGGCAGCACACGCGCAGATTTCGAGGCCCGCTACGCACGCTTTCCGGTCAATGCATTGGCCGGAACGCACGCGGCCGATGCCGATGGTTTTGTCGAAGTGGCGGAGGCACCGACCGGGTTCATGCTGATCGAGCGCCGCGTGTTCGATCGCATGGCGTCGCATTTTTTCGAGCTGCGCTACACCCCCGATGCGGGAGACGACCCAGCCGAAGCCGGCTGGCCACACTACCGCTTCTTCGACACGATGCAAGAGCCGGACGGCGGCCGCTACCTCAGCGAAGACTTCGCATTCTGTCGGCGCTGGCGTGCCGCGGGCGGACAGGTATTCATCGACACGCAATCGAACCTCGCGCACCACGGACAGCGCACCTACACCGGCAACTTCGCGCGCTACCTGTCGCACCCATGAACAACACCGGCATCTACGCGCTGATCGCGCCGACGCGACTGACCGAGGTCGTCGACGTCGGCGCCAACCCGATCGACGGCGAGCCGCCCTATGCGTCGATGCTGGCGGCTGGCCGGTGCCGCGTGACCGGCTTCGAACCGCAAGCCGATGCGTTCGACACGCTGCAGGCGACCAAGGGTCCGCTGGCGCGCTATCTGCCCTACGCACTGGGCGACGGCGCCGTCCACTCGCTGCAGATTTGTCGGGGCAGCGGCATGACCAGCCTGTTCGAACCCGACCCTGCGGCACTCGCGCTTTTCACCGGGCTGCAGCCGCTGGCCGAGGTGCTGCAGCGGGTGTCCATACAGACCCACCGCCTCGATGCACTCGACACCATCACGCACATCGACCTCATCAAGCTCGACGTGCAGGGCAGCGAACTCGCGGTGCTGCAGGGTGGCCGCACGAAGCTGCGGGAAGCGGTCGCGGTGCACACCGAAGTCTCGTTCGTCACGCTGTACAAGGGCCAGCCGCCCTTCGGCGAGATCGATGGAGAACTGCGCCACCAGGGCTTCATGCCGCATTGCTACGACCAGATCAAGCAGGCACCGATCGCACCGGCGGTGGTGCCCGGCGACGGCGGCCGCGGGTTGCGTCAACTGCTGGAGGCCGACATCGTCTACGTGCGCGATCTCACGCGCCCGGACGCCATGAGCGATGCGCAGTTGCGCCAGCTCGCCGCCATCGCGCACAGCTGCTATGGCTCTTTCGACCTGGCGCTGCGCTGCGTCGCGTTGCTGGAACAGCGCGGCACGCTGCAGGCTGGCGCGCAGCAGGCCTATGCCGCGCTGCTGGCCGCACCCGACCCCGCAGACCTCGGCCCCTAGAAGTCCGAACAGCCGTTGCGCCGCTCGGCGTCGACGCAACTCGTGAGGTTGGGCCGGGAGCGCACGCGAGACCATTCGCTGGCGAGCACGTCGCCGCCTTGCTGTGCGCGCTCGCCATCCAGCGGCCCGGTGGCAAAGCAGATCGGCGGCGCGCCGATATTGCGGTCGTAGATCCAGCTGTCGGGCATCTCGCGCAGCACATCGGGCTTGGGCAACTGAGACAGTTGAGGGAGAACGAATAACGGCGATGCAGGCACTGCACCGACGTTGAGCTGGCCCGGCACCACGTTGACCGCATAACCTGCGGTCGACGCAAAGGCGCCGTTGATCGGGTACGCGCCTGGCGGGCTCGACGCGTTGGCGGGCGACGACAACGCTCCGCCAAAACTCGATCCGGTATCGCCCAATATCAACCCGGTCAGGCTGTAGATGAACGGCGGATTCGGCAAGCCGCCCGGTCGGGTGGCATTGCCGACAACGACCGTGGCCGTCGGCTGCTGCGCATAGATGAAATGGTTGTCGCCCGGCGTCACACTCACGCTGCACAACCCGAGGTACGCGCAGTGGTAGAGATTGGGCAGAGGCCCGGAGCCACTCAGTCCGTTGCGTGTCTCGCCGATCCACGTCTGGGCCCACACCCGCCACGGTGCACCGGCGATGGTGTCGGCCGCCAGGTTCTGGAACCGCGAAGCAGCCACGAGATCGGCACCGCTGCCGCTCGTCACATTGGTGTTGAGCGAGAGGTCGCCGCCCAGCGTGCGCACGAACACCGTATCGGCCGCCATCGAACCTGCGGTGACCACCTGCGGCGTATTCGACGCTGCATCGAAGCCGATGACCGACGCGTTGCCGAGCGTGACCGCGTTGACGTCGGTGTAGTCGAAGCGTCCGGCAGCGCCGCCCGCCACCACGCCGACATCGTTGGCCGCGGACGAGAGCAGCACATTGCCACCGGACGAACGCGCCAGCAGCGTGCCCGCGGCGATCCCGGCGCCAGCCGACTGCGTGATGTTGCCGGCACTCAAGAGGCCGAGCTGCGGCGCGCTGACCGATGCGCCGAGCGTGATGTTGCCGCCGCCACCGTTCTGCAGCGTGAGCGGCGACACCATGGCCAGCGACCCGACCACGTCGATGTTGCCGGCCTGCGTATTGCTGCCGACCACGATCGAACCGGCTGTGATGCGCGTCAGTTCGTCGGCGCTGACCGCGAAGCCGTTGGCCGCCGTCCCGCCCAGCGTGATCGGGTTGGCGATGCGGTCACCGGCATTGCCTCCGGCATCGACGCCACCGGGTCGGAGGTCGAGCACGCCGCCGGCGTTGACGGCGCCGCCGACGGCCAGTGCATCGGCCGTACCGCCGCTCGCGGCGCGAAGCACCACGTTGCCGCCGCCCGCCACGCGAGATGCAGGAATGGGAATGCCTGTGCCGGTGGGCCCTTGAATAAAGATGCCGGCATCCGCGATCTGCGACTCGCCGGTGATTTCGATGTTGCCCGCGCCCAGCGTGGTGACGCTACCGCCATTGACGATGCGAACACCGTTGCCGACAGGCGAGTCGGGCGTCTGCACCGCACGCAGGCCGTGCACGCTGATGTTGCCGCTGACGCTTTGGACGGTGGCGCCGTTGATCTCGACGCCGTGCCCTGCCGTGGGCGCACCGCTGCCCGACAAGGAGTTCCCGACGCCCGTGATCCGGATGGCGCCGCTGGTGGTGGAAATGCTGCTGTTCGTCCCGTTGAAGTTGGAGATCAGTTGCACGCCGGTGCCAGTGGCATTGCTGATGCCCGACAGCGTGACGTCACCGGTTGCGCTCTGGATCGTCGAGCCCGTGAGACCGACGACCGCCGGCGCCAGGAAGAAGTAAGTCCCCGGGTTGCGTGTGCCGATCAGTTGCACCGCGCCGCCTGCATTGGCATCGCTTTGCCCGACACGGGTGTCGACCTTCGCGTTGGTCAGGCACACGCCGCAAGTAGCGAACAGGCTGGTACCGGTCATCGACACGCTGCCGCCGTTGGTGGTGATCTGTCCGCTGTAGTTGACGTTGCCGCCGACGCCGCCCAGGCCGGCACTGAGCACCACGTCCAGCGAACCGCCGGTCGACTGGATCACCGTCGGGTTGAAGGCCGAGATGCCCGCGTTGGCATCGATCTCGAACTTCACCGGCGCACCTGCGCTGGTGCGCTGGATGACGGTATTGAGGCCGAAGGTGACGTTGCCGATCGTGGTCGGCGCCGGCGTGCCGGTGGTGATGGTCACGCCGGTGTTGTTGTCGAGCGCGAAGTTGATGTCGCCGTCCTGCACGGTCGATGCAACGAGCGGCACAAATGGATTGGTCGGCAGCGTGCCTGCGGCAGCGCCGTGGGCGATGGTGACATCCACCGGGTCGATCACCCAACTTCCGGCCTGGCCAGCCGGCGCCGATCCGTCCACACGAATCCCTTGCAGTTGCAACGCGGGCGCCGAGGTTTCGATGCGGCCACCATTGCCGCCTGCCGAACCGCCCCGCGCCGAAAGGCGGCCGTTCGCATAGAGCGACTTGTCGCCGACCACGTCGATGCGACCGGCATTGCCGACGGCCGACGTCGCGCTTGCGTTCAGCTCGACCGTGTCGCCGATCACCACGATGCCGCTGGCGTTGACGCCGGCGACGGCAGTGCCGGTGACAGCGATGTTTCCCGATTGCCCGGCGCCGCCACTGTCGATGACCGCCGCGGTGCCGCTGCCGGCGATCACCACGTTGCGTCCGCTGATCGCGATGTTGCCGCCCGCCATGGTCTGGCTGCGCGTCGACAGGAGGGTGCGTGGCTGCGCGCCCAGAATCGATTCGCCGGGCGGCTGGATGCCGAAGGTCGGTCCTGCATCGGCACCGAATTGCGCCAACGCCACATCGCTGCCGCGACCGTTGATCGTGATGCGCCCGCCTTCGGCCTGAAGGCCGTTGGACGCGTTGGCGCGAACCACCACACCGAAGGCGTCGTTGGCATCGAGCGTGAGCACCGGCGCCTTGTTGCCGGTGACCGTGAAGCCGCGGCTGCCCGCAGTCCCGAGCAGGTCGAGCGACTTGCCTGCCCCTGCGACGATGCTCGAATCGGCCATCGTGACGCCGTTCGATGCACCGAACGTGCTCCCCGCGCCGTTGTTGGCTGCGGCCGCAGCCGCCTGAAAGGCCGCCTGGTTCATCAGGCCGGTGAGGTCGGCACCGCTGCCGTCGAGCCGAACGTTGCCGCCGGTCGCGATGCCGGCCTGCGCCAGTTCGATACCCGAGCCGCCGTTGACGTTTTGCAGCGTGCCGCTGGTTTCGCCGGCCGTCCAGCTTCGGGTGCTGCCGACCAGCGTGATGTCGCCACTGGCAGATCGCAACGACGAGGGTGTCGTGAAGGCTTCGCCGAAGAGGCCGGTGATCGTCACGCCGGTTTGCGCCAGCCCGCCGCGGCCGTCCATTGAAATGGTGCCGCTGCCGGTCTCGAAGCTGCCGCCATCGACGCGCACGCCCGGCCCCGCCACCACGGTCTGGCCCGTACCACCCGCGGTCGCGCCTTGCCCGCGCACCAGGATGCTGCCGCTGCCACCGCACGCGCCGCCCGCCTGCGCGCACGTCGAGATGGCGCTGTCGGAAATGGTGACGCCGTTGACCACGCCGCCGCCGCTGCTCGAAGTGGCGCCCAGTGCGCGTCCGTTGACCGCATCGCTCTGCCCGTAGAGCCGCAGGTTGCCGCCCGCGGTTTCGATGCGGGTGCCGGAGATGGAGATATTGCCGACCCGCTGGTTGTTGTCGTTGCGGTCGGTCACGGCTGGCGTGGCGGGCAACAGCACGCCGCTGGCGTCGGCATTGAAATCGATGTTGAGCGCGCCGGCGGTCGAGCGCAGCGCCGAATTCGCGTCCATGAAAACGCTTCGATCCGAATTGACGGTCAGCTGCGATGCACGGCCTTCGGTCTTGATGACTTGCGAGCCGTTGTCGAACTGCACGCCGCCGCCAAAGTTGCCGACCTGCTGCGGCTGCGCGTGCGAGGTCAGCACCACATCGGTGGCGCGACCCATCGTGGCCCCCAGCGTCGAATCGGCGAGCTTCGACGTGCCGAAAGGCTGGATGGCAACCGAGGCGTCGGGGATCGGGTCGGCCTTGGTGACGACCAGCGTGCGACCCGAGTCGAGCGTCCAGCTGCCGTTGGCGCCGCTGCCACCGTGCGCATCGATCACGACGCCGCGGCCGACTTCGACGATAGCGGCTTGGGTCGTGATGCTGCCGCCGGCGGTGGCGCCGCCCGCACTCAACGTGCCGGCGGCAATGCGCAGCAAAGGCGCGCGCACGTCGATGCGGCCGCCCGGCACTCCGGCCTCGACACCGCTCACGTCGAGTTGACCACCCGATATCACGATGGCATTGCCGACCGCGCCGCCACTGCTTCCAAGAATGATCTCGCCAGCCCGGTTGCTGATGGATTGCGCGCGCACGATGCCCGCCTGATTGACGACCGTCTCCGCGGCGCTCGACGCACCGACCATGACCACGCGACCACCGTTGGCCGACAGCACGCCACTGGCCGCGTTCTCGGCCCTGGCGCTGGCGGCCAACACGGTCGGGTCGACATGAAAGCTGGTGAGGCCGTCGCCGTCGAAGTCGAGCGTGACCCGCTGCCCGGCCGCCAGCCCGATGGACCCGCGCGCCACATTGATCGAACCTTCGTTGCGCGCCTGGGCGCCGATCAGCGCCACGACGCCGCCATCGGCCGCCGTGATGCTCCCCTGATTGAGTACAGTGCTGGCCTTGCCCACCGGAAGCTCGAACGCCAGTTGTTTGGACGTGCCCGACATGAAACCGCTGAACTGCGCGTCGTCCACGAGGTTCAGCGTCGAAGCCACCAGGCCGCCGACGCTCACCGACGACCCCTTGCCGAAGGTGATGCCGTTCGGATTGATGAGATAGACGTGCCCGTTGGCGGACAGCGAGCCCATGATTTGCGACTCGGCGCCCCCTGTCACGCGATTGAGCATCACGCTGGTGTTGCCCAGCGTCTGTTCGATCTGCACGCGATCCTGCGCGCCAATGGAAAAGCCGGTCCAGTTGACGACGGCCCGCGCAGAGGTCTGCGTGATGTTCATCGTCTGCCCTCCATTGCCATTGACCGCCGTAGCCGGCGTGTTGACGGCACCGCGAACAAGACCGAATCCGGTCGGCACCTGAGCCTGCGCCGACACCGCACCGGCACAGACCAGCGCATAGGCGAGCGGCCGCAAAACGAAGGCGGTATGGCGTGCGGCCCGCTCACCCGGGGGGGTGCGGCGACGTAGTGGGGATGCAACTTGGGACATGTCAGAAAACCTTCTGCGCCTGCACGAACAAGCGCGGATTGCGGCCACCGCCGTCGGACTGTGCAGGGCGTGTGCCGTCGCGCCAGGCGAGCGTTGCGTTGATCGCGAAGTTGCCTGAACGCGCCCACGACACG from Variovorax sp. PAMC28562 includes these protein-coding regions:
- a CDS encoding beta strand repeat-containing protein, with protein sequence MSQVASPLRRRTPPGERAARHTAFVLRPLAYALVCAGAVSAQAQVPTGFGLVRGAVNTPATAVNGNGGQTMNITQTSARAVVNWTGFSIGAQDRVQIEQTLGNTSVMLNRVTGGAESQIMGSLSANGHVYLINPNGITFGKGSSVSVGGLVASTLNLVDDAQFSGFMSGTSKQLAFELPVGKASTVLNQGSITAADGGVVALIGAQARNEGSINVARGSIGLAAGQRVTLDFDGDGLTSFHVDPTVLAASARAENAASGVLSANGGRVVMVGASSAAETVVNQAGIVRAQSISNRAGEIILGSSGGAVGNAIVISGGQLDVSGVEAGVPGGRIDVRAPLLRIAAGTLSAGGATAGGSITTQAAIVEVGRGVVIDAHGGSGANGSWTLDSGRTLVVTKADPIPDASVAIQPFGTSKLADSTLGATMGRATDVVLTSHAQPQQVGNFGGGVQFDNGSQVIKTEGRASQLTVNSDRSVFMDANSALRSTAGALNIDFNADASGVLLPATPAVTDRNDNNQRVGNISISGTRIETAGGNLRLYGQSDAVNGRALGATSSSGGGVVNGVTISDSAISTCAQAGGACGGSGSILVRGQGATAGGTGQTVVAGPGVRVDGGSFETGSGTISMDGRGGLAQTGVTITGLFGEAFTTPSSLRSASGDITLVGSTRSWTAGETSGTLQNVNGGSGIELAQAGIATGGNVRLDGSGADLTGLMNQAAFQAAAAAANNGAGSTFGASNGVTMADSSIVAGAGKSLDLLGTAGSRGFTVTGNKAPVLTLDANDAFGVVVRANASNGLQAEGGRITINGRGSDVALAQFGADAGPTFGIQPPGESILGAQPRTLLSTRSQTMAGGNIAISGRNVVIAGSGTAAVIDSGGAGQSGNIAVTGTAVAGVNASGIVVIGDTVELNASATSAVGNAGRIDVVGDKSLYANGRLSARGGSAGGNGGRIETSAPALQLQGIRVDGSAPAGQAGSWVIDPVDVTIAHGAAAGTLPTNPFVPLVASTVQDGDINFALDNNTGVTITTGTPAPTTIGNVTFGLNTVIQRTSAGAPVKFEIDANAGISAFNPTVIQSTGGSLDVVLSAGLGGVGGNVNYSGQITTNGGSVSMTGTSLFATCGVCLTNAKVDTRVGQSDANAGGAVQLIGTRNPGTYFFLAPAVVGLTGSTIQSATGDVTLSGISNATGTGVQLISNFNGTNSSISTTSGAIRITGVGNSLSGSGAPTAGHGVEINGATVQSVSGNISVHGLRAVQTPDSPVGNGVRIVNGGSVTTLGAGNIEITGESQIADAGIFIQGPTGTGIPIPASRVAGGGNVVLRAASGGTADALAVGGAVNAGGVLDLRPGGVDAGGNAGDRIANPITLGGTAANGFAVSADELTRITAGSIVVGSNTQAGNIDVVGSLAMVSPLTLQNGGGGNITLGASVSAPQLGLLSAGNITQSAGAGIAAGTLLARSSGGNVLLSSAANDVGVVAGGAAGRFDYTDVNAVTLGNASVIGFDAASNTPQVVTAGSMAADTVFVRTLGGDLSLNTNVTSGSGADLVAASRFQNLAADTIAGAPWRVWAQTWIGETRNGLSGSGPLPNLYHCAYLGLCSVSVTPGDNHFIYAQQPTATVVVGNATRPGGLPNPPFIYSLTGLILGDTGSSFGGALSSPANASSPPGAYPINGAFASTAGYAVNVVPGQLNVGAVPASPLFVLPQLSQLPKPDVLREMPDSWIYDRNIGAPPICFATGPLDGERAQQGGDVLASEWSRVRSRPNLTSCVDAERRNGCSDF
- a CDS encoding FkbM family methyltransferase; the encoded protein is MNNTGIYALIAPTRLTEVVDVGANPIDGEPPYASMLAAGRCRVTGFEPQADAFDTLQATKGPLARYLPYALGDGAVHSLQICRGSGMTSLFEPDPAALALFTGLQPLAEVLQRVSIQTHRLDALDTITHIDLIKLDVQGSELAVLQGGRTKLREAVAVHTEVSFVTLYKGQPPFGEIDGELRHQGFMPHCYDQIKQAPIAPAVVPGDGGRGLRQLLEADIVYVRDLTRPDAMSDAQLRQLAAIAHSCYGSFDLALRCVALLEQRGTLQAGAQQAYAALLAAPDPADLGP